A part of Aegilops tauschii subsp. strangulata cultivar AL8/78 chromosome 2, Aet v6.0, whole genome shotgun sequence genomic DNA contains:
- the LOC141041328 gene encoding uncharacterized protein — protein sequence MLGIGPFKPKVDAVHTELHKWDREVLKRPKKRMAALKAELEDLRRDPAIDAAIGRQKEILLVIENLLEQEEMEWVQRGRANWLKHGDRNTNFFYMYASARRKKNTIKSLQDENGVVHEGQAEMANIIQAYFTNLFTSQVNIPNEEVIQKVVPKVSVQMNEALLAPFNEEDVRRALFSIGDFKAPGPDGLHAAFYKRF from the coding sequence ATGCTAGGGATTGGGCCCTTTAAGCCAAAGGTTGATGCTGTACACACAGAGTTGCACAAGTGGGATAGAGAAGTGTTGAAGAGACCGAAAAAGAGGATGGCAGCCCTCAAGGCAGAACTGGAGGACCTGAGGAGGGATCCGGCTATAGATGCAGCCATAGGTAGGCAAAAGGAGATACTGCTAGTCATTGAGAACCTGCTGGAACAGGAAGAAATGGAGTGGGTGCAGAGAGGCCGAGCGAATTGGTTAAAACATGGGGATAGAAACACAAACTTCTTTTACATGTATGCCTCAGCTAGAAGGAAGAAAAACACCATAAAGAGTTTGCAAGATGAGAATGGAGTGGTGCACGAAGGGCAAGCAGAAATGGCGAACATTATACAAGCTTACTTTACTAACTTGTTTACCTCGCAGGTGAATATACCAAATGAGGAAGTAATACAAAAAGTTGTGCCTAAAGTATCGGTGCAGATGAACGAGGCCCTTCTGGCGCCGTTCAATGAGGAGGATGTTCGCCGAGCTCTTTTCAGTATAGGAGATTTCAAGGCTCCTGGACCGGATGGATTACATGCGGCTTTTTACAAGCGGTTTTAG